The window ACACCAGCTCGAAGACCAGCTGTACAGAGCGGTCGATGGGGTCGGATGGGACCATCTCGTTGCCGGCCTCTGCCTGCTCCAGCAGCTGCAGGTACCGGTCGATCTTCTCGCTCCTGTCCCCTTCGTCGATGATCGCTTTCTGAAACATCAGATGGTTGAGAACCATCCCGCTAGTGCCTGCTTCCATTATGACCCCTCCTCTAGAACCTTGATCTTCTCTTCCGGAATCTTGAGTTCCTCGGCCACTTCACGGATGTCCCCCAGGTTCGGCCGTATGATGACGTTGCTAATGCCGCCCTCTGGCTTCGTGACACCGATGATGTGGTCGGCCTTGTTCAGCGTGACCTTCCGAAGCGATATCTGGACGAACTGAGCCGTCTTGCTGCTCTTCTTGACCCTCTGCGCCACCATATCAGCGTTGACCGCATCCAGGAACATGTCCACCTCATCCAGGAGGTAGAAAGGCGACGGCTGCCACGTCTGCAGCGCGAAGATGAATGCCAGCGCGGTGAGGCTCTTCTCGCCGCCGGACAGCGCTTCCAGCCGGAGCACCTTCCCGTTGCGTGGCTTGGCCTTCATGATCAGCCCGCCCTCGAACGGTTTCTCCGGGTTCTCCAAAATCAGTTCGGCCGCGCCTCCCTGCGACAGGTCGGCGTAGACCTCTTTGAAATTGATATTGACCCCCTCATAGACCTTGAGCAGTCCTACCTTCTTCTTCTCGTTGAGATCGCCGGTAAGCCGGATCAGGTCGTCGCGCTGGTCCTCCAGGCGCTTCACCTCTCCCTTCAGCTCTATATGCCTGGCGTTCTTCTGCTCATAATCCTCGATGGACTTGAGGTTGACGTTGCCCATGGCGGACATGGTCGTTTCGCATCGGGTTATCTCGGACTTGATCTCATCCATCGTAGGCAACGGACGCTTGGCCGGCAGGTTATGCTGGTGTATCTCCGCATCGAGGTCCTTCAGGGAAGCCTCGGTGGCAACCTGCTTGGTCTTCAGCTGCAATATGAAGTCCCCGGATGTATCCACCTTGGTTTGGACAGCGTCCCGCTCGCCCTCCAGGCGGGTCTTCTCCCGGAACGACTGGTCCTTCTTGGCCCGCAACGAGTTCATCTCGTTGCCCATCGAATCCTCGATCTTCTTCATGGCTGCCAGATCGATCCTGAGCTTGGCCTCCTTGACCTTGGCCTCTTCGACGGCCGCCTTTATGGTGCGGTCCTTCTCCATCATTTCCTTGTCGAAGGCGTCCAGCTCCTCCAGGCGCTTGTTGTAGAGGGAGACCTGGGTCGAACCCGTGTCCCGCTCCGAGGTCATCTTGGAAAGTTCGGTATTGACGGTGAGAAGTTCTGCCTGGAGAAGGCGAAGCATGTCCGTAAGCTCCTTGGGCGCGATCTCCATCAGCCGCTTCCTGGCCGTTTCGCGCTTCATCCGCTCCTCGCCCGTTACCCTAAGCATCGAATCGATATCGGTCGCCAGCTTTATGACGCTGGCATCCGTGGCCGATCGCTCCTTGTTCAATGCTTCCAAGTCGTCCCGGGATTTCGACAGTTTGGTGCGCGCCTCTTTGAGATTGTTGTCCAGCGCCTCGATCTTGATGGTGTTGCTGCTGCCCGATCCGCTCAATTCGCGGATCTTGGTTTCCAGTTCGGCGATCTCCGGCCTGAGGATCTTGATCTGTGCGTCCAGACTCGCCGAATGGTCCATCGATTTGGACATCTGCTCGGCCAACAGCTCGAGCTTTCCCTTGGCCGACGCCCCGAACTTGAGCTGGTTTACCTCTATGGTGCCGCCGACCATGGCACCTGAGGCTTCTATAAGCTCTCCAGAGCCGGTGACCAGACGCACCCCTCCCATGAGCTTCCTGGCCTGGTCTAAGCTGTCCACCACCACGGTGTCGCCGAACACATACCAGAAAGCAGGCCTATACCTAGCGTCATAACGTATCAGGTCGATGGCGAAACCCACTGCCTGCTTCTCTGCCAGGAGTGCCTTGCCGCGGGGGTTTCCGTCGAGCATCTTGGTCAGGGGCAGGAACGTTGCCCTCCCCAGGTTGTTCCGCTTTAGGAATTGTATGGCGGTCGCCGCCACCTCGTCACTGTCGACGATGATCGATTGCATCCTCGCCCCGGCGGCCACGTTCAAGGCCAGTTCATACTTCGGGTCGATGGTGGCCAGCTCGGCCACGGTTCCGTGGATGCCCTTTATCTCGTGTTTGTCCCGGGCCTCAAGTATGGCACGGACCGCCCGGTTGTAGCCCCGGGAGGTGTTCTCTGCTGCATCCATTTCGGCCTTCAGGAGGCTGTACTCCCGGGTGATGGATTTGATCGCCTGTTCCAGCTCGTTCGATTCCCTGGAAAGCTTTGATTCCAGGCTGCGTTTCTGGAAATAGGTGTCCTGGAGCGCTTTCAGCTCGCCAGAGGAGCTCTTGTCCGACTTGGACAATTCCTTGATCCTCCAGTCGATGTCCTTGACCTCGAATTCCAGTTGGCCTTTGATCTCCTGAAGGGTGTTCATCTCGGATGAGATCCGCCTCGACCTTTCCTGTAGACGCTCCTTCTCCAGGACCAGGGCGTGGCCTTTCTCCTCCTTGTCCTTCACCGAGTTCTCCAGCTCGGCCACCTGCTTTTGCAGCGCGCCAACCTCTGAATCGGAGGCGTTGATCTTATTGGACACTTCTGAAAGTGAGGCATTCCTCTGTGCCAGGATGGTCTTCCTCTGTTCGATCTGCCCTTCCAGCTCGCCTATCTTTGCGCCAATGGTGGAAATCTGCTCGGTGACCTTCTTGCGTTCTTCCACCTTCTCCAGCAGGGCTTGCTTTATGTCCTCTATGTCATCGTTGGATCGGGATATAAGGTCTGTCGCCCGGGCCAGCTCGATCTTTGCCGCATCGGACCTTTCCTTGAGCTCCTTGAATTCCTGGCCGCCCTTTGCCGCTATCTCTGCCTCGAGCTTCGCGGTCATCGCTTCCTGGTCGATTATGGATTTGATCAGGTCGACCTTCCGTTGCCTGAGCGCTTCGATCTCGCGGCCATAGGCCTCTATCTGGTTCTTTGCCGCGGTGATCTCCGCCTCCGCCATGTCCTTCTTCTTGTAGGCCATGCTTGACTTGGCCTGGGTGAGACGCTGCCTGGTCTCGATGAACTTGATGGCGGCGGCCTTCTCCGCCTCCAGCTGATGGAGCTGCTTCTCCAGCTCGGCCATGATGATAGAGATCCGGTCCAGGTTCTCGTCCGTCGCCTTCCTCTCGACCTCCGCCTTGGACAGCTCCTCATCGAACTTGCTGATGCCGGATATGTCATCCAGTATCCTGCGCCTATCCAATGTGGACATGGCCACGATGCGGGTGATGTCGCCCTGCTGGACCAGGTTGTATCCTTCCGCGCTGATCCTGGCGCTGGAAAGAAGGTAGTCGAACTCGGCCAAGGTAGACTTCCGGTCGTTCACGTAGAAGTATGAGTTGTAACCCTCGCCGCTCTCCGACAGTTTGACCAGCCGGGTGAGCTTCACGATGTCCGCATCTACCGGGATCAGACGGTCGGTGTTGTCGAAAACGAGCGATACTTTAGTAAAGGTAGCGGGCTGCTTCGAGTTCCCGCCGTTGAAGATTAGATCGGTGAGCCTCTCGGCCCGGAGCGCCTTGGAGCTCCTTGGACCGAGGACGAACAGAATGGCATCGGAGATGTTGGACTTGCCAGAACCATTCGGTCCAGTAACGGCGGTGAAGCCGTTCATCATCGGAATGGTCATTTTTTTGCCGAACGATTTGAAGTTCTCTACTTCGATCTGCTTCAGAAACATCCAAAACCTCCCTGAATGAGGTTTTTGGAGCGACCTCTCAAATAGAGCCTTAGCTCCAGCTGCATCCCATCCCTCGAGTCCGACACGTGTCAGACATATAAATGTATGTGGAACATGATATATATAGGTTGTTGGCTAATTTTCTGAGAATAGCCAGTAACCTTGAGAGGACAAGTGGCATCCGAACGGAGGCGGACCTCTCGTTCAGGAGGACCAGCCTTCTGGGATATGAATATGCCGAAACCGTACAGAATTTTCCATCAGGAACGAAACGCATCTGGGCGTCATTGAATGAAGAAAACGGTCGCCTAGTGGCATCCTAGACTTGGCCATCAATGAACAAATCGGC of the Methanomassiliicoccales archaeon genome contains:
- the smc gene encoding chromosome segregation protein SMC codes for the protein MFLKQIEVENFKSFGKKMTIPMMNGFTAVTGPNGSGKSNISDAILFVLGPRSSKALRAERLTDLIFNGGNSKQPATFTKVSLVFDNTDRLIPVDADIVKLTRLVKLSESGEGYNSYFYVNDRKSTLAEFDYLLSSARISAEGYNLVQQGDITRIVAMSTLDRRRILDDISGISKFDEELSKAEVERKATDENLDRISIIMAELEKQLHQLEAEKAAAIKFIETRQRLTQAKSSMAYKKKDMAEAEITAAKNQIEAYGREIEALRQRKVDLIKSIIDQEAMTAKLEAEIAAKGGQEFKELKERSDAAKIELARATDLISRSNDDIEDIKQALLEKVEERKKVTEQISTIGAKIGELEGQIEQRKTILAQRNASLSEVSNKINASDSEVGALQKQVAELENSVKDKEEKGHALVLEKERLQERSRRISSEMNTLQEIKGQLEFEVKDIDWRIKELSKSDKSSSGELKALQDTYFQKRSLESKLSRESNELEQAIKSITREYSLLKAEMDAAENTSRGYNRAVRAILEARDKHEIKGIHGTVAELATIDPKYELALNVAAGARMQSIIVDSDEVAATAIQFLKRNNLGRATFLPLTKMLDGNPRGKALLAEKQAVGFAIDLIRYDARYRPAFWYVFGDTVVVDSLDQARKLMGGVRLVTGSGELIEASGAMVGGTIEVNQLKFGASAKGKLELLAEQMSKSMDHSASLDAQIKILRPEIAELETKIRELSGSGSSNTIKIEALDNNLKEARTKLSKSRDDLEALNKERSATDASVIKLATDIDSMLRVTGEERMKRETARKRLMEIAPKELTDMLRLLQAELLTVNTELSKMTSERDTGSTQVSLYNKRLEELDAFDKEMMEKDRTIKAAVEEAKVKEAKLRIDLAAMKKIEDSMGNEMNSLRAKKDQSFREKTRLEGERDAVQTKVDTSGDFILQLKTKQVATEASLKDLDAEIHQHNLPAKRPLPTMDEIKSEITRCETTMSAMGNVNLKSIEDYEQKNARHIELKGEVKRLEDQRDDLIRLTGDLNEKKKVGLLKVYEGVNINFKEVYADLSQGGAAELILENPEKPFEGGLIMKAKPRNGKVLRLEALSGGEKSLTALAFIFALQTWQPSPFYLLDEVDMFLDAVNADMVAQRVKKSSKTAQFVQISLRKVTLNKADHIIGVTKPEGGISNVIIRPNLGDIREVAEELKIPEEKIKVLEEGS